One Bradyrhizobium sp. CCGB12 genomic window carries:
- a CDS encoding ABC transporter permease, whose product MTALLPRRGLAQILALVVILAVDRVVSPQFFDLRLQDGRLFGSLIDVLNRGTPVALLSLGMVLVIATRGIDLSVGAVMAISGAIAASLADSHGLPVVLAAALGAGLVCGLWNGFLVAVLGMQPIVATLILMVAGRGIAQLITEGRIVTFSSPDLVWLGNGAIFGLPVPVAIALGMLILTGAVVRGSALGLLIEATGGNARASELAGVGTRVMILAVYVWCGVCAALAGVIAAADIMGADANNAGLWLELDAILAVVIGGTSLFGGRFSLVLAVLGALIIQTMNTGILLSGYPPEFNLLVKAVVVLAVLLLQSPKLSGIAGIAARLRRTKA is encoded by the coding sequence ATGACAGCGCTGCTGCCGCGCCGCGGCCTTGCCCAGATCCTCGCGCTGGTCGTCATCCTGGCGGTCGATCGCGTGGTTTCGCCGCAGTTCTTCGACCTGCGGCTCCAGGACGGGCGGCTGTTCGGCAGCCTGATCGACGTGCTCAACCGCGGCACACCGGTGGCGCTGCTCTCGCTCGGTATGGTCCTGGTGATCGCGACACGCGGCATCGACCTGTCGGTCGGTGCGGTGATGGCGATCTCGGGCGCCATTGCGGCGAGCCTCGCAGACAGCCATGGCCTGCCGGTGGTGCTGGCGGCCGCGCTTGGTGCGGGGCTCGTCTGTGGCCTCTGGAACGGCTTCCTCGTCGCCGTGCTCGGCATGCAGCCGATCGTGGCGACGCTGATTCTAATGGTGGCGGGCCGGGGCATCGCCCAGCTCATCACCGAAGGACGAATCGTGACGTTCTCTTCGCCTGACCTGGTCTGGCTCGGCAATGGCGCCATTTTCGGCTTGCCGGTGCCGGTCGCAATTGCGCTCGGCATGCTGATCCTCACCGGCGCAGTGGTGCGGGGCTCGGCGCTGGGGCTCCTGATCGAGGCGACCGGCGGCAATGCGCGGGCGAGCGAGCTTGCCGGCGTCGGCACTCGCGTCATGATCCTGGCGGTCTATGTCTGGTGCGGCGTCTGCGCTGCGCTCGCGGGCGTGATCGCAGCGGCCGACATCATGGGAGCCGATGCCAACAATGCCGGCCTCTGGCTCGAGCTCGATGCCATTCTCGCCGTGGTGATCGGCGGCACCTCGCTGTTCGGCGGCCGCTTCAGCCTCGTTCTGGCCGTACTCGGCGCGCTGATCATCCAGACCATGAACACCGGCATCCTGCTGTCGGGCTATCCGCCGGAGTTCAACCTGCTGGTCAAGGCGGTGGTGGTGCTCGCGGTGCTGCTGCTGCAATCGCCGAAACTGTCCGGCATTGCCGGAATCGCTGCGCGACTGCGGAGGACGAAAGCATGA
- a CDS encoding sugar ABC transporter ATP-binding protein: METSFDPAPQLLEVRRISKSFGAVRALQEVDFTLRAGEIHALLGENGAGKSTLIKVITGVFPRDAGIVRIGGEEIAPRSAKAALQAGIATVYQEVNLLPNLSVAQNLFLDRQPMRFGIVREGEMRRRAKALLADFGLDIDVAAPLGSYSVAVQHVTAIARAVDLSARVLILDEPTASLDRHEVEILFGIMRQLATRGIGIVFVSHFLDQVYEISDRITVLRNGRLVGERETASLPRLDLIRMMLGRELAETTSARASAAEHKPREVCVSFEGYGKAGYVAPFNLELRHGEVVGLAGLLGSGRTETARLVFGAERADHGQARVEGAPVRLQSPRDGVRHGFGYCPEERKTDGIVAELSVRENIVLALQAKRGLHRPLSRREQDEIASRYVKTLDIRPPDTERPVGLLSGGNQQKVLLARWLATSPRLLVLDEPTRGIDVGAHAEIIRLIRELCDDGLALLVISSELDEIVTYSDRVVVLRDRAHVEDLAGEAIDVGNILAAIAADGKAIAHEGRA; the protein is encoded by the coding sequence ATGGAGACCAGCTTCGATCCTGCTCCGCAACTGCTGGAGGTACGCAGGATCAGCAAGAGCTTCGGTGCTGTGCGCGCGTTGCAGGAGGTCGACTTCACGCTGCGCGCCGGTGAGATCCATGCGCTGCTCGGCGAAAACGGTGCCGGCAAATCCACGCTGATCAAGGTAATCACCGGCGTTTTTCCGCGCGACGCCGGCATTGTCAGGATCGGCGGCGAAGAAATCGCCCCGCGCTCGGCCAAGGCCGCACTTCAGGCCGGCATCGCCACGGTCTATCAGGAGGTCAATCTGCTGCCGAACCTCTCGGTGGCGCAAAACCTGTTTCTCGATCGCCAGCCGATGCGCTTCGGCATCGTGCGCGAGGGCGAAATGCGCCGTCGCGCCAAGGCGCTACTCGCGGATTTCGGCCTCGACATCGACGTCGCCGCACCGCTCGGCAGCTATTCCGTCGCAGTGCAGCACGTCACCGCGATCGCGCGGGCCGTCGATCTTTCCGCGCGCGTGCTGATCCTGGACGAGCCGACCGCGAGCCTCGACCGCCACGAGGTCGAGATCCTTTTCGGCATCATGCGCCAGCTCGCAACGCGTGGCATCGGCATCGTCTTCGTCAGCCATTTCCTCGACCAGGTCTACGAGATCTCCGACCGCATCACGGTGCTGCGCAACGGCCGCCTGGTCGGCGAACGCGAGACGGCTTCGTTGCCGCGGCTCGATCTGATCCGGATGATGCTCGGCCGCGAACTGGCCGAGACCACCAGTGCGCGTGCTTCTGCCGCCGAGCACAAGCCGCGCGAGGTCTGCGTGAGCTTCGAGGGTTACGGCAAGGCCGGCTATGTCGCGCCGTTCAATCTCGAGCTACGCCATGGCGAGGTCGTCGGCCTTGCCGGCCTGCTCGGTTCGGGCCGCACCGAGACGGCGCGGCTGGTGTTCGGCGCCGAGCGCGCCGATCACGGGCAGGCGAGGGTGGAGGGCGCGCCTGTGCGGCTCCAGTCGCCGCGCGACGGCGTGCGCCACGGCTTTGGTTATTGCCCGGAGGAGCGCAAGACCGACGGCATCGTCGCCGAGCTCAGCGTGCGTGAGAACATCGTGCTCGCGCTCCAGGCCAAGCGCGGCCTGCATCGCCCATTGTCGCGCCGCGAGCAGGATGAGATCGCGAGTCGTTACGTCAAAACGCTCGACATCCGCCCGCCCGATACGGAGCGACCGGTGGGTCTGCTGTCGGGCGGCAATCAGCAAAAGGTGCTACTGGCGCGCTGGCTTGCGACTTCGCCGCGGCTCCTGGTGCTGGACGAGCCGACCCGCGGCATCGATGTCGGCGCGCATGCCGAGATCATCCGCCTGATCCGCGAGCTCTGCGACGACGGTCTGGCGCTGCTCGTGATTTCCTCCGAGCTCGATGAGATCGTGACCTATTCCGACCGCGTCGTGGTGCTGCGCGACCGCGCGCATGTCGAGGATCTCGCGGGCGAGGCGATCGATGTCGGCAACATTCTCGCCGCCATCGCCGCCGACGGCAAAGCCATCGCGCATGAGGGGCGGGCATGA